From Candidatus Binataceae bacterium, the proteins below share one genomic window:
- a CDS encoding VOC family protein gives MGLPNGVHHIAICTKDIKKQIEFYSQVVGMELVALYWMHGVEKTFHGFVKMGNSSIAFVQSPEIGEIQPIKGVSHAAWTAAPVAAGVMQHLALNVDDEAALLAIRDRVRSHGHWVMGPIDHGFCKSIYLAAPEGIMLEFSTSEGKPIDAEAWIDPEVVRLAGIHPSELERYKNPPSFESRGGAVPNPKLDKPPMEFPLGRWEKLSQMSDAELTAALSQPTPPVVRKN, from the coding sequence ATGGGTCTCCCGAACGGAGTACACCACATCGCGATCTGCACCAAGGACATCAAAAAGCAGATCGAGTTCTACAGCCAGGTGGTGGGGATGGAACTGGTCGCGCTGTACTGGATGCACGGCGTGGAGAAAACCTTCCACGGCTTCGTCAAGATGGGCAACAGCTCGATCGCGTTCGTCCAGTCGCCCGAGATCGGCGAGATTCAACCGATTAAGGGCGTGTCGCACGCCGCGTGGACGGCGGCGCCGGTCGCCGCCGGCGTGATGCAGCATCTGGCGCTGAACGTCGATGACGAAGCCGCACTGCTCGCGATCCGCGACCGCGTCCGCTCCCACGGCCACTGGGTGATGGGGCCGATCGATCACGGCTTCTGCAAGTCGATCTATCTCGCAGCGCCCGAAGGCATCATGCTCGAGTTCTCGACCTCCGAGGGCAAGCCGATCGACGCCGAAGCGTGGATCGATCCCGAGGTTGTGCGGCTGGCCGGAATCCATCCGAGCGAGCTGGAGCGCTACAAGAACCCGCCCTCCTTCGAGTCGCGGGGCGGCGCCGTGCCCAATCCGAAGCTCGACAAGCCGCCGATGGAATTCCCTCTGGGGCGCTGGGAGAAGCTCTCGCAGATGAGCGACGCGGAGCTCACGGCGGCGCTGAGCCAGCCGACGCCGCCCGTTGTGCGCAAGAACTAG
- a CDS encoding alpha/beta hydrolase gives MGESFIDFAQHLSRLLCDPLFYGTDTIRGEGTPVLLIPGFFAGDWSLATMARWLARVGYRPYLSGIDWNVGCPNEKSERLGWRLAHLTDECGAPAVLVGHSLGGVLARALATTSPERICRVITLGSPARMDWNVVRARYRPAMRAFQTLWHALNNLPSQCGTERCGCRFGGAVAGDFPRKVQLSSIYTREDEVVDWRACVSADGTNHEVSGGHVSMVVNREVYRLLVSLLPRRGAERQSARASESPAV, from the coding sequence ATGGGCGAGTCCTTTATTGATTTCGCCCAACACCTCTCCCGCTTGCTCTGCGACCCGCTCTTTTATGGCACGGATACCATCCGCGGCGAGGGCACGCCGGTGCTGTTGATTCCCGGATTTTTCGCCGGCGACTGGTCGCTGGCGACGATGGCGCGCTGGCTGGCGCGCGTGGGCTACCGGCCCTACCTCTCCGGCATCGACTGGAACGTCGGATGCCCCAACGAGAAATCCGAGCGCCTGGGATGGCGCCTGGCGCATCTGACTGACGAGTGCGGCGCACCCGCCGTGCTGGTCGGCCACAGCCTGGGCGGCGTGCTGGCGCGCGCGCTGGCCACGACCTCGCCCGAGCGTATCTGCCGCGTGATTACGCTCGGCTCGCCCGCGCGGATGGACTGGAACGTGGTGCGCGCGCGCTACCGGCCGGCGATGCGCGCGTTCCAGACGCTGTGGCATGCGCTGAACAACCTGCCGTCGCAATGCGGCACCGAGCGCTGCGGCTGCCGCTTCGGTGGCGCCGTCGCCGGGGACTTCCCGCGCAAGGTCCAGCTCAGCTCGATCTACACACGCGAGGATGAGGTGGTCGATTGGCGCGCCTGCGTCAGCGCCGACGGCACCAACCATGAAGTGTCCGGCGGGCACGTCAGCATGGTCGTCAACCGCGAGGTTTATCGCCTGCTGGTATCGCTGCTCCCACGACGCGGCGCCGAACGCCAATCTGCGCGCGCCTCTGAGAGCCCCGCCGTCTAG
- a CDS encoding epoxide hydrolase codes for MSKEPFTVAVPDDTLNDLKERLKRTRFAPDFANDSWQYGTATAYLRQLVEYWIDGYDWRRVERAINSFHHYITRIEGVPIHFIHEPGRGPRPIPIIMTHGWPWTFYDFHKVIRPLADPAAHGGDPADAFDVVVPSLPGYGFSTPLTTPGVNYWRTADLWVALMREVLGYKKFAAQGGDWGALVSAQLGHKYAELLYGVHLHLLVPLTAFAGGMPERSMYGPGEEGWYERTMTFFHEGSGYSAIQLTRPQTIAHAMNDSPAGLCAWLVEKRRAWSDCGGDLERRFSKDDLLTTMTLYWVTQSYGTSARYYYEAAHNPWRPAHERKPVVEAPTAAAVFLKEIILMPRRWAEGYYNLKRWTVFPSGGHFAPMEEPDKLVEDIRAFFRPLR; via the coding sequence ATGAGCAAGGAGCCGTTCACCGTCGCGGTCCCCGACGACACGCTGAATGATTTGAAGGAGCGGCTGAAACGGACGCGCTTTGCGCCCGACTTCGCCAACGATTCCTGGCAGTACGGCACCGCTACCGCCTACCTGCGGCAGCTCGTCGAGTATTGGATCGACGGCTACGACTGGCGGCGCGTCGAGCGCGCGATCAATTCCTTCCATCACTACATCACCCGCATCGAGGGCGTCCCGATCCATTTCATCCACGAGCCTGGCCGTGGCCCGCGCCCGATTCCGATCATTATGACTCACGGATGGCCGTGGACGTTTTACGACTTCCACAAGGTGATCCGCCCGCTCGCCGACCCCGCCGCCCACGGCGGCGACCCGGCCGACGCCTTCGACGTTGTGGTGCCCTCGTTGCCGGGCTACGGGTTCTCGACGCCGCTGACCACGCCGGGCGTCAACTACTGGCGCACGGCCGATCTGTGGGTCGCGCTGATGCGCGAGGTGCTCGGCTACAAAAAGTTCGCGGCGCAGGGCGGCGACTGGGGCGCGCTGGTCTCCGCGCAGCTCGGACACAAGTACGCCGAACTGCTTTACGGCGTGCACCTCCATCTGCTCGTCCCGCTCACCGCGTTTGCCGGCGGGATGCCGGAGCGTTCGATGTACGGTCCGGGCGAAGAGGGATGGTACGAGCGGACGATGACGTTCTTCCACGAGGGCAGCGGCTACTCGGCGATTCAGCTCACCCGCCCGCAGACCATCGCGCACGCGATGAACGACTCGCCCGCCGGCCTGTGCGCATGGCTGGTCGAGAAGCGGCGCGCGTGGAGCGACTGCGGCGGCGACCTCGAGCGGCGGTTCAGCAAGGACGATCTGCTCACCACGATGACGCTCTACTGGGTGACCCAGAGCTATGGGACCTCGGCGCGCTACTACTACGAGGCGGCACACAATCCGTGGCGGCCCGCGCACGAGCGCAAGCCGGTGGTCGAGGCGCCGACCGCCGCCGCGGTTTTTCTCAAGGAGATCATCCTGATGCCGCGGCGATGGGCCGAGGGCTACTACAACCTCAAGCGCTGGACGGTGTTCCCCTCGGGCGGCCACTTTGCCCCGATGGAAGAGCCGGATAAGCTGGTCGAGGATATCCGCGCGTTCTTCCGCCCGCTGCGCTGA
- a CDS encoding HAD family hydrolase — translation MGEPKPSIHRDADHESAHDGAVRARTATPRLHRHVGARDGLPLHLVFDADDTLWDSNIHFLEAEAEFVAALVAAGAGTHETVRSTMRRRELEIIRSHGYGREPYVVLMRRVAAELAPAMARAALAAAAERIGAHLMGRHCELLPGVEATIAALAGRHRLALFTKGRRDEQLRKLERSGLGRHFSHVEVSPEKDDAAYRRLVEAAALDPARAFMIGNSPRSDINPALRAGLRAVFIPHPHTWELEHEEVDFGDERVTVLSNFRALLEIF, via the coding sequence GTGGGCGAACCGAAGCCGTCAATTCATCGCGACGCCGACCACGAGTCGGCCCATGACGGCGCCGTGCGAGCGCGGACGGCGACGCCGCGGCTGCATCGCCATGTCGGCGCGCGCGACGGCCTTCCCCTTCATCTGGTCTTCGACGCCGACGATACGTTGTGGGATTCCAACATCCATTTCCTCGAAGCCGAGGCCGAGTTCGTCGCTGCCCTGGTCGCGGCCGGCGCCGGTACGCACGAAACCGTGCGTTCGACGATGCGCCGGCGCGAGCTGGAGATCATACGCAGCCACGGCTATGGACGCGAGCCGTACGTCGTCCTGATGCGCCGGGTCGCCGCCGAGCTTGCGCCGGCGATGGCGCGCGCGGCCCTGGCCGCCGCCGCCGAGCGCATCGGCGCGCATCTGATGGGCCGTCATTGCGAGCTGCTGCCGGGGGTCGAGGCGACAATCGCCGCGCTCGCCGGACGCCATCGCCTGGCGCTGTTCACCAAGGGCCGGCGCGACGAGCAGTTGCGCAAGCTCGAGCGCTCGGGCCTGGGCCGCCATTTCAGCCACGTCGAAGTCTCGCCGGAAAAGGATGACGCGGCCTACCGGCGGCTGGTCGAGGCGGCGGCGCTGGATCCGGCGCGCGCCTTCATGATCGGCAACAGCCCGCGCTCGGATATCAATCCCGCGCTGCGCGCCGGCCTGCGTGCGGTCTTCATCCCGCACCCCCATACCTGGGAGCTGGAGCACGAAGAGGTCGATTTCGGCGACGAGCGGGTGACCGTGCTGAGCAACTTTCGCGCCCTGCTGGAAATATTCTAA
- a CDS encoding metallophosphoesterase: MAKAGSFASVIDVDAAAAEGKPPPRARRPRPPVPLRPLHRIWRRTLDEIDVARVRLPVRGLPAALEGLVACQLSDFHVDRDEDLERLILAVRATNQQHPDFVFLTGDYFTGPQTMRHYLDGFRDALRMLAPRLGVFAVAGNHDHWSSFERIAEALRLAGVRVLANESHRVALRGETLVVVGIDDLWSRRAEPSRAFAKVRPGECTVVLAHNPDTALYARHFNPGVMLSGHTHGGVVRLPYYGSPLKLLRIGKEFYAGLNRYRDFYIYTNRGLGTYWLRIRINCRPEVSHFHLTPLADSTQAASESSAVAAAATSTHGHPARRIRRPLRRLRKRA; encoded by the coding sequence ATGGCGAAGGCGGGCTCTTTCGCAAGCGTGATCGATGTTGACGCCGCGGCGGCCGAGGGCAAACCCCCGCCGCGCGCGCGCCGCCCCCGCCCGCCGGTTCCACTCCGCCCGCTCCATCGCATCTGGCGCCGCACGCTGGACGAGATCGACGTCGCGCGCGTGCGCCTGCCGGTGCGCGGGCTGCCGGCGGCGCTCGAAGGCCTGGTCGCCTGCCAGCTCAGCGACTTCCACGTCGATCGCGACGAGGACCTCGAACGGCTGATCCTCGCGGTGCGGGCGACCAACCAGCAGCATCCCGACTTTGTGTTCCTCACGGGCGATTACTTCACCGGGCCGCAGACGATGCGCCATTATCTCGATGGCTTTCGCGACGCGCTGCGGATGCTCGCGCCGCGCCTCGGGGTCTTTGCGGTCGCCGGCAACCACGACCACTGGTCGTCGTTCGAGCGGATCGCCGAGGCGCTCAGGCTCGCCGGTGTCCGCGTGCTCGCCAACGAAAGCCATCGCGTGGCCCTCCGCGGGGAGACGCTGGTGGTGGTCGGGATCGATGACCTGTGGTCGCGCCGCGCCGAGCCCTCGCGCGCGTTTGCCAAGGTGCGGCCGGGCGAGTGCACGGTGGTGCTCGCTCACAATCCCGATACCGCCCTCTACGCGCGCCATTTCAATCCGGGTGTGATGCTCTCCGGGCATACGCACGGCGGCGTGGTGCGCCTGCCCTACTACGGCTCGCCGCTCAAGCTGCTCAGGATCGGCAAGGAGTTTTACGCCGGGCTCAACCGCTACCGCGACTTCTATATCTATACGAACCGCGGACTGGGGACCTACTGGCTGCGAATCCGGATCAACTGCCGGCCCGAGGTCTCGCATTTCCATTTGACGCCGCTTGCCGACAGCACGCAGGCGGCGTCGGAGAGCTCCGCGGTCGCAGCCGCCGCGACCAGCACGCACGGGCATCCAGCGCGGCGAATCCGGCGGCCGTTGCGGCGGCTTCGGAAGCGGGCCTAA
- a CDS encoding NAD(P)H-binding protein: protein MERPTVAIAGGSGFIGRAIVRRLGDAARLRVLTRHPDAARARIPGTGAEFVQADVTDPASLEPAMAGAQVAVNAAQFDGYPVENPRQGLTFERVDYGGTVAMLATARRTGVARFIYISGAAADENSSQPGFRAKGRAERAIRDSGIDYTIFRPSLVYGAEDRVTNMLARALRYAPVFAVPGTGRQRVQPVLVDDLAACVAMAVGGSGRNGVFDVGGPEAMTFEEMVRLIMELTGCHRPIVRMPEALMRLGGALAEGLSAVLPRPVFSRDAVDFLLADNACDIAPLLAEFAIRLTPARAGMAYLKAAH from the coding sequence ATGGAACGTCCCACGGTGGCAATCGCCGGCGGCTCGGGTTTTATCGGCCGGGCAATCGTGCGCCGGCTCGGCGACGCCGCCCGCCTGCGCGTGCTGACGCGCCATCCCGACGCCGCCCGCGCGCGTATTCCCGGCACCGGCGCCGAATTCGTGCAGGCCGACGTGACCGATCCCGCCTCGCTGGAGCCGGCGATGGCCGGGGCGCAGGTCGCCGTTAACGCCGCGCAGTTTGACGGCTACCCGGTCGAGAATCCGCGCCAGGGGCTGACCTTCGAGCGCGTGGACTACGGCGGAACGGTCGCGATGCTGGCGACGGCGCGCAGGACGGGGGTGGCGCGCTTCATTTACATCAGCGGCGCCGCCGCCGACGAGAACAGCAGTCAACCGGGCTTTCGCGCCAAGGGGCGCGCCGAGCGCGCGATTCGGGACTCCGGAATCGATTACACGATCTTCCGCCCCTCGCTGGTTTACGGCGCGGAGGATCGGGTTACCAATATGCTCGCGCGCGCGCTGCGTTACGCGCCGGTCTTCGCGGTCCCCGGTACGGGACGCCAGCGCGTGCAGCCGGTGCTGGTTGACGATCTCGCGGCGTGCGTCGCGATGGCGGTCGGGGGGAGCGGCCGCAACGGCGTCTTCGACGTCGGCGGGCCGGAGGCGATGACGTTCGAGGAGATGGTGCGGCTGATCATGGAGCTGACCGGATGCCATCGGCCGATCGTTCGGATGCCGGAAGCTCTGATGCGCCTGGGCGGCGCGCTCGCCGAGGGGCTGAGCGCAGTCCTGCCGCGGCCGGTGTTTTCGCGCGACGCGGTCGATTTCCTGCTCGCCGACAACGCCTGCGATATCGCGCCGCTGCTCGCCGAGTTCGCGATCCGGCTCACCCCTGCGCGCGCCGGGATGGCCTACCTGAAGGCCGCGCACTGA
- a CDS encoding cobalamin-binding protein translates to MHRIVSLLPSATEIVCALGFEADLVGRSHECDYPPGVERLPVLTAPKFNPERPSADVDREVRRIVGDALSIYRVDTGKLRELAPDVIVTQSQCEVCAVSERDVEEAVAGWLGERPRIVSLKPYRLSDIFADIERAARALGQPARGAAVVGELSARMDAVAARTRRIRERPRVACIEWLDPLMAAGNWMPELVEMAGGENLFGAPGEHSGGLDYDALVASDPDLIVAAPCGFTMRRTLEELPALAARPGWAAMRAVREGRVFAAEGSQYFNRPGPRIAESLEILAEIIHPGLFRFGYEGRAWRRAA, encoded by the coding sequence ATGCATCGAATCGTAAGCCTGCTGCCGAGCGCGACCGAGATCGTATGCGCGCTCGGCTTTGAAGCCGACCTGGTCGGCCGCTCGCATGAGTGCGACTACCCGCCCGGGGTCGAGCGCCTGCCCGTGCTCACCGCGCCCAAGTTCAACCCCGAGCGACCGAGCGCCGACGTCGATCGCGAGGTGCGGCGGATCGTCGGCGATGCGCTGTCCATCTATCGGGTGGACACCGGCAAGCTGCGCGAGCTGGCGCCAGACGTAATCGTCACGCAATCGCAGTGCGAAGTATGCGCGGTGAGCGAGCGCGACGTCGAGGAGGCGGTTGCGGGATGGCTGGGCGAGCGCCCGCGGATCGTCTCGCTCAAGCCGTACCGCCTGAGCGACATCTTCGCCGACATCGAGCGCGCCGCCCGCGCGCTCGGTCAGCCGGCGCGCGGCGCCGCCGTCGTCGGCGAGTTGAGCGCACGGATGGACGCGGTCGCCGCGCGCACGCGCCGGATACGCGAGCGGCCGCGCGTCGCCTGCATCGAATGGTTGGACCCGCTGATGGCGGCGGGCAACTGGATGCCCGAGCTGGTCGAGATGGCGGGCGGCGAAAATCTCTTCGGCGCGCCCGGCGAGCATTCGGGCGGCCTCGACTATGACGCGCTGGTGGCCTCCGACCCGGACCTAATCGTGGCCGCGCCGTGCGGGTTCACGATGCGCCGCACGCTGGAGGAGTTGCCGGCGCTGGCCGCGCGTCCCGGATGGGCGGCGATGCGCGCGGTGCGCGAGGGGCGGGTTTTCGCCGCCGAGGGCAGCCAGTATTTCAACCGGCCCGGGCCGCGAATCGCCGAGTCGCTGGAGATCCTGGCCGAGATAATCCACCCCGGGCTCTTCCGCTTCGGTTACGAGGGCCGCGCCTGGCGGCGCGCGGCGTAG
- a CDS encoding EthD domain-containing protein has protein sequence MVHIHYFITRKPGMDEAEFHRYWRETHGPIAARIPQLRRYVQSHRIPAPNANSPYDGEAEVLIESLDAIAALRRSPEYLDGALADERNFIDLTRVEWMATQDHVINDGPTGAGLIKGIWQLKRKAGMALEDFRKYWIGVHGPLALKLPGLGRYVQSHLIDEAYLYAEPRFDGVAQLWFRNAEEFAAAFAGAAGKALLADGAEFIDTAQMRFFMAQEHVVIAAR, from the coding sequence ATGGTCCACATCCATTATTTCATCACGCGCAAACCCGGGATGGACGAAGCGGAGTTCCATCGCTACTGGCGCGAGACCCACGGACCGATTGCGGCGCGCATCCCGCAGCTGCGCCGCTACGTCCAGAGCCATCGCATCCCCGCGCCCAACGCCAACTCGCCCTACGACGGCGAAGCCGAAGTGTTGATCGAGTCGCTCGACGCGATTGCGGCTTTGCGCCGCAGCCCTGAGTATCTCGACGGCGCGCTCGCCGACGAGCGCAACTTCATCGACCTCACGCGAGTCGAGTGGATGGCGACGCAGGACCACGTGATCAATGACGGTCCGACCGGGGCCGGCCTTATCAAGGGGATCTGGCAGCTCAAGCGCAAGGCCGGCATGGCACTGGAGGACTTCCGCAAGTACTGGATCGGCGTGCATGGACCGCTCGCGCTCAAGCTGCCGGGTCTCGGCCGCTACGTCCAGTCGCATCTCATCGACGAGGCGTACCTGTACGCGGAGCCGCGCTTCGACGGTGTCGCCCAGCTCTGGTTCAGGAATGCCGAGGAGTTCGCGGCGGCCTTCGCCGGAGCCGCGGGCAAGGCGTTGCTCGCCGACGGCGCAGAATTCATCGACACCGCCCAGATGCGATTTTTCATGGCGCAGGAACACGTCGTGATCGCCGCGCGCTGA
- a CDS encoding glucose 1-dehydrogenase, which translates to MAGLLQGKVALVTGAASGIGRASALAAAREGARVLVVDAVPAGEETVALIKRAGGEAAFHKCDVTRAAEVEATVAAAVKHFGRLDCAHNNAGIAGRQLKTADDTEENFDRVIAVDLKGVWLCMKYEILQMLKQGTGGAIVNTASAAGLVGSHGMPAYTAAKHGVVGLTKVAALEYARNAIRVNAVCPGVIDTAMVAEISGSHPRMREKLLAAEPVRRMGKPEEIGEAVVWLMSNSASFVSGAAMPVDFALTAQ; encoded by the coding sequence ATGGCAGGACTGTTACAGGGCAAGGTCGCTTTGGTAACCGGCGCGGCGAGCGGAATCGGCCGGGCCTCAGCCTTGGCCGCCGCACGCGAGGGCGCCAGAGTGCTGGTGGTTGACGCGGTGCCCGCCGGCGAGGAGACCGTGGCTCTAATCAAGAGAGCGGGTGGCGAGGCCGCGTTCCACAAGTGCGACGTGACGCGTGCCGCCGAGGTCGAAGCGACGGTGGCGGCGGCGGTCAAACACTTCGGCCGGCTCGACTGCGCGCACAACAACGCCGGTATCGCGGGGCGCCAGCTCAAGACCGCCGACGACACCGAGGAGAACTTCGACCGCGTCATCGCCGTCGATCTCAAGGGCGTATGGCTGTGCATGAAGTACGAGATTCTCCAGATGCTCAAGCAGGGCACGGGCGGTGCAATCGTCAACACTGCGTCGGCGGCGGGACTGGTCGGCTCGCACGGGATGCCGGCCTATACCGCGGCCAAGCATGGCGTGGTCGGACTAACCAAGGTGGCGGCGCTGGAGTACGCGCGCAACGCGATCCGGGTCAACGCCGTGTGCCCTGGCGTGATAGACACCGCCATGGTGGCCGAGATCAGTGGCAGCCATCCGCGGATGCGCGAGAAGCTGCTGGCGGCGGAGCCGGTGCGCCGGATGGGCAAGCCAGAGGAGATCGGCGAGGCGGTGGTGTGGCTGATGTCCAATTCGGCGTCATTCGTAAGCGGGGCCGCGATGCCGGTCGACTTCGCCCTCACGGCGCAGTAG
- a CDS encoding AAA family ATPase translates to MYYSHFGLSGPPFQLTSSPAALYMSKEHREAYAALEWGLLHESSGFTVLVGEVGTGKTTLVLAILAREYQNVRPIYLNNPKLSFEEMLKVILKQLGLKAQRRSRLADLEAFGGFLLELPAGERVVIIIDEAQDLSDETMEQLRLLSNSGKPDEKQLHFLFVGQPELLRRLSSPSLRQLDQRIGARSVLNPLQSGEVREYIDQRLQACGGSAKRVFRSGALRQIVRHSAGIPRRINVLCHNAMLLAYSANAPLVDAQMVQAAVTEYDGLFALKRARATGSATGMRRWLSRALESTGLRLLAWSRALNPHDARALEAGSSAASPEPAQACAVALEKPESLAS, encoded by the coding sequence ATGTACTACAGCCATTTCGGTCTTAGCGGGCCGCCCTTCCAACTCACCTCCTCGCCTGCCGCGCTCTACATGAGCAAGGAGCATCGCGAGGCCTACGCCGCGCTGGAGTGGGGCCTGCTTCACGAATCGAGCGGATTCACCGTGCTGGTTGGCGAGGTCGGCACGGGCAAAACCACGCTGGTACTCGCGATCCTCGCGCGCGAATATCAGAACGTCCGTCCGATTTATCTCAACAACCCGAAGCTTAGCTTCGAGGAGATGCTGAAGGTCATCCTCAAACAGCTCGGGCTCAAGGCGCAGCGGCGCAGCCGGCTCGCCGACCTGGAGGCGTTCGGCGGCTTTTTGCTCGAGCTGCCCGCCGGCGAGCGCGTCGTGATCATCATCGACGAAGCGCAGGACTTGAGCGACGAAACGATGGAGCAGCTGCGGCTGCTCTCCAACAGCGGCAAGCCCGACGAAAAGCAGCTCCATTTCTTGTTCGTCGGGCAGCCCGAACTGCTGCGCCGGCTGAGCAGCCCGTCGCTGCGCCAGCTCGACCAGCGTATCGGCGCGCGCTCGGTACTCAATCCGCTCCAGTCCGGCGAAGTGCGCGAATATATCGACCAGCGCCTGCAGGCCTGCGGCGGCAGCGCGAAGCGGGTTTTCCGTTCGGGTGCGCTGCGCCAGATAGTCCGCCACAGCGCCGGAATTCCGCGCCGCATCAACGTGCTCTGCCACAATGCGATGCTGCTTGCGTACTCGGCCAACGCGCCGCTGGTGGATGCGCAGATGGTGCAGGCCGCGGTCACCGAGTACGACGGCCTCTTCGCGCTCAAGCGTGCCCGCGCGACCGGCAGCGCAACCGGGATGCGCCGATGGTTGAGCCGCGCCCTGGAATCGACAGGGCTCAGGCTGCTCGCATGGTCGCGCGCGCTCAATCCGCACGACGCGCGAGCACTGGAGGCAGGTTCGAGCGCCGCATCGCCGGAGCCGGCGCAGGCGTGCGCGGTAGCGCTGGAAAAGCCGGAGTCGCTGGCTAGCTAG
- a CDS encoding HAMP domain-containing protein, whose protein sequence is MSLRAKFAAIFLVLLIVPIVAATVLQIDRTMAVMVDGLGDSAALLMAQAFEQMRAVPNLTTAEVAAAVRGDPAMRAFIDSSQAFGKGVVYVRVEKLDGTILLGAGAGAPRPAHPFPPFEELLAIAAGRWPLAKIYALWTPRTYELSRAVEVGGRPLALIAIGISTSLISPEVHRALGQILLAAAAAVALGLLGGAIFGGLVLNPLAAITTGVEEMTVGREDVRVEVGGTGELSALAAKFNQLSQRIRLNQERWEAERGRLLGLFRTINDALLLLDREGAILFANEEAEGRLGLPAGGLALGKRLEALMGAPNALVRVIDTALNANTGVNDVPIELGDAAGRAHFLVSTFVVGQGPAAPGLLVVLRDLEPMRGMRAVREEAGRLDKAVEALSPPGEAPLAAPEAGRSK, encoded by the coding sequence ATGAGCCTGCGCGCGAAGTTTGCCGCGATCTTCCTCGTCCTCCTGATCGTTCCTATCGTCGCCGCGACCGTGCTCCAGATCGACCGCACGATGGCGGTGATGGTTGACGGGCTGGGCGACTCGGCCGCACTCCTGATGGCGCAGGCGTTCGAACAGATGCGCGCCGTCCCCAACCTCACGACCGCCGAGGTCGCGGCCGCGGTGCGCGGCGACCCCGCGATGCGGGCGTTTATCGATTCCTCGCAGGCTTTCGGCAAGGGTGTGGTTTATGTGCGGGTCGAGAAGCTCGACGGCACGATCCTGCTCGGCGCGGGCGCCGGCGCGCCACGTCCCGCCCATCCCTTTCCGCCGTTCGAGGAGCTCCTGGCGATCGCGGCCGGACGCTGGCCGCTGGCCAAGATCTACGCGCTATGGACGCCGCGCACGTACGAGCTCAGCCGCGCGGTCGAGGTCGGTGGCAGGCCGCTCGCACTCATCGCGATTGGGATCTCGACCAGCCTGATCTCGCCCGAGGTTCACCGTGCACTCGGCCAAATCCTGCTCGCGGCGGCGGCCGCGGTCGCATTGGGCTTGCTTGGCGGCGCGATCTTCGGCGGCCTGGTGCTCAATCCGCTCGCGGCGATCACCACCGGCGTCGAGGAGATGACGGTCGGGCGCGAGGACGTGCGCGTCGAAGTCGGCGGAACTGGCGAGCTGAGCGCGCTCGCCGCCAAATTCAACCAGCTCTCGCAGCGCATCCGACTCAACCAGGAGCGATGGGAGGCCGAACGCGGCCGGCTCCTGGGCCTGTTCCGCACGATCAACGACGCGCTGCTGCTCCTCGATCGCGAAGGCGCAATCCTGTTCGCCAACGAGGAGGCCGAAGGGCGGCTGGGATTGCCGGCCGGCGGCCTTGCGCTCGGCAAACGGCTCGAAGCGCTGATGGGCGCGCCGAATGCGCTTGTGCGGGTAATCGATACCGCGCTCAACGCCAACACGGGCGTCAACGACGTGCCGATCGAGCTGGGCGACGCCGCCGGCCGCGCGCACTTCCTCGTATCGACCTTCGTTGTCGGCCAGGGGCCGGCCGCACCCGGTCTGCTGGTGGTGCTGCGCGATCTCGAGCCGATGCGCGGGATGCGCGCGGTGCGCGAGGAGGCCGGCCGCCTCGACAAGGCGGTCGAAGCGCTGAGTCCGCCTGGCGAGGCGCCGCTTGCCGCGCCGGAAGCCGGCCGCTCGAAGTGA